One window of Enterobacter sp. RHBSTW-00175 genomic DNA carries:
- the nuoI gene encoding NADH-quinone oxidoreductase subunit NuoI, with amino-acid sequence MTLKELLVGTGTQLRSIWMIGLHAFAKRETQMYPEEPVYLPPRYRGRIVLTRDPDGSERCVACNLCAVACPVGCISLQKAETVDGRWYPEFFRINFSRCIFCGLCEEACPTTAIQLTPDFELGEYKRQDLVYEKEDLLISGPGKYPEYNFYRMAGMAIDGKDKGEAENEAKPIDVKSLLP; translated from the coding sequence ATGACCTTAAAAGAATTATTGGTAGGCACCGGCACCCAGCTACGCAGTATCTGGATGATCGGCCTGCACGCGTTTGCCAAACGCGAAACCCAGATGTACCCGGAAGAGCCGGTATATCTGCCGCCGCGCTACCGTGGTCGTATTGTGCTGACGCGCGATCCGGACGGTTCCGAGCGCTGCGTTGCCTGTAACCTGTGTGCGGTAGCGTGTCCGGTAGGCTGTATCTCTCTGCAAAAAGCAGAGACGGTAGATGGCCGCTGGTATCCTGAGTTCTTCCGCATCAACTTCTCACGCTGCATCTTCTGTGGTCTGTGTGAAGAAGCGTGCCCAACCACGGCGATTCAGCTGACTCCAGACTTCGAACTGGGTGAGTACAAGCGTCAGGATCTGGTGTACGAGAAAGAGGATCTGCTGATTTCCGGTCCGGGCAAATACCCGGAATATAACTTCTACCGGATGGCGGGTATGGCAATCGACGGCAAAGATAAGGGCGAAGCAGAGAACGAAGCTAAGCCTATCGACGTCAAGAGCCTGTTACCGTAA